The following proteins are encoded in a genomic region of Nicotiana sylvestris chromosome 4, ASM39365v2, whole genome shotgun sequence:
- the LOC138890125 gene encoding uncharacterized protein, with protein sequence MVIAWITNSLSREIATSVLGYDTSREVWLDINERFGQSNGSKFIQIQREIGSISQRTSYIASYFTKLRNLWDEMNTTYVGLVCSCGALPKFLEKLKLFWFLARLNDSYSTVKSIILMVTPLPTVSKAYSILQHDEKQREKASSLGFSAESVSFSASSAPNNSQKAFNQRIQFDTKRPNQFIS encoded by the coding sequence ATGGTGATTGCTTGGATCACCAATTCTTTGTCTAGAGAGATTGCTACCAGTGTATTAGGGTATGACACTTCTAGAGAGGTATGGTTGGATATAAATGAGAGGTTTGGTCAATCAAATGGGTCAAAATTCATTCAAATCCAAAGGGAGATTGGTTCTATCTCCCAAAGGACCTCATACATAGCTTCATATTTCACCAAACTACGCAATCTTTGGGATGAGATGAACACAACTTACGTCGGACTTGTTTGCTCATGTGGAGCCCTTCCTAAATTCCTAGAGAAACTCAAACTATTCTGGTTTCTTGCTAGGCTAAATGACTCATACTCCACAGTCAAAAGCATCATCCTTATGGTGACCCCTCTCCCAACTGTCAGTAAAGCCTACTCTATTCTGCAGCATGATGAAAAGCAAAGAGAGAAAGCATCCTCTCTAGGTTTTTCTGCTGAATCTGTCTCTTTCTCTGCTTCTTCTGCTCCTAACAATAGTCAGAAGGCTTTCAATCAAAGAATTCAATTTGACACGAAGAGACCTAATCAGTTTATATCTTGA